In a genomic window of Nothobranchius furzeri strain GRZ-AD chromosome 14, NfurGRZ-RIMD1, whole genome shotgun sequence:
- the otc gene encoding ornithine transcarbamylase, mitochondrial, which produces MPLKMLSDRNRILKCLNYFHSRWNRGFVTSFNSVNLKGRSCLTLKDFSSDEIKRLLWVSEDLKHRIKHEKQYLPLLQGKSIAMIFEKRSTRTRMSTETGFALLGGHPCFLTSQDIHLGVNESRTDTARVLSGLCDIVLARVYSHSTLEELNKEASIPIINGLSDLYHPIQILADFLTLQEHYGSLSGLTVSWIGDGNNVLHSFMMAAAKLGVHLKIATPKGYEPEQSVIEEAKKQSELHGTQLVLTSDPMEAAHGSNVLVTDTWVSMGQEEEKKKRLKDFKGYQITMNTGSVAKPDWTFLHCLPRKMEEVDDQVFYSSRSLVFSEAENRKWTIMGLMVSLLTDYTPQTPMLKF; this is translated from the exons ATGCCTTTAAAGATGTTGTCTGACAGGAATCGGATTTTAAAATGCCTGAATTATTTTCATTCCAGATGGAACCGAGGATTTGT CACTTCCTTTAATTCTGTGAACTTAAAAGGCCGCAGCTGCCTCACTCTTAAAGACTTCAGCTCAGATGAAATTAAGAGGCTCTTATGGGTGTCGGAGGACCTCAAACATCGAATAAAGCACGAAAAACAG TATTTGCCTCTCCTACAAGGAAAGTCCATCGCCATGATATTTGAGAAGAGGAGCACCAGAACAAGAATGTCCACAGAAACAG GTTTTGCTTTGCTGGGTGGACATCCTTGTTTCCTCACCTCCCAGGACATCCATTTGGGCGTGAATGAGAGTCGTACCGATACAGCAAG GGTTCTGTCAGGACTCTGTGATATTGTTTTGGCCCGAGTGTACAGCCACTCGACGCTGGAGGAGCTGAACAAGGAGGCTTCTATCCCCATCATCAATGGCCTTTCAGACCTGTATCACCCCATCCAGATTCTGGCAGACTTCCTTACCTTACAG GAGCATTATGGATCGCTCAGTGGACTGACGGTGAGCtggattggagacgggaacaatgtCCTCCACTCTTTTATGATGGCTGCAGCCAAACTGGGCGTTCATCTTAAAATTGCTACACCAAAA GGGTATGAGCCTGAGCAAAGTGTCATTGAAGAGGCAAAGAAGCAGTCCGAGCTT CACGGGACTCAACTTGTTCTGACATCTGATCCAATGGAGGCAGCCCATGGCAGCAATGTGTTGGTGACTGACACCTGGGTCAGCATGggtcaggaggaggagaagaagaagagactcAAAGACTTCAAGGGATACCAAATTACCATGAAT ACTGGAAGTGTAGCCAAACCAGACTGGACCTTCCTTCACTGTCTTCCTCGAAAAATGGAGGAGGTGGATGACCAGGTGTTTTACTCATCTCGCTCTCTTGTCTTTTCTGAAGCAGAAAATCGGAAATGGACCATCATG GGACTTATGGTGTCTCTCCTGACTGACTACACTCCACAGACCCCCATGCTGAAGTTTTAA
- the gpr161b gene encoding G-protein coupled receptor 161 has protein sequence MNTTRNCTPAGNGEGLAALESVSIVTITLLAFMGNLLIVVTLYRRPYLLTPSNKFVFSLTLSNLLLSVLVLPFVAVSSAKREWVFGVVWCNFTALLYLLISSASMLTLGAIAIDRYYAVLYPMIYPMKITGNRAVVVIVYVWLHSLLGCLPPLFGWSSFEFDCFKWTCVASWSKEPSYTAFWVIWCMLPPFFIMLICYGVIFRVARMKARKVHCGTVIVTQDDSTGGQRNGRKNSSTSTSSNGSRRSLVYAGSQCKALVTILVVIGTFLVTWGPYVGVVCTEALWGQGSVSQGLETLVAWLSLCSAMCHPLIYGLWNKTVRKELLGMCFGDRYYRESFATRQRNSRLFSISNRITDLGMSPHLTAMLAGGGHLLAPGSSTGDTGFSFTQDSGTDVMLLENSCTDCSSFPLHHGNLSGKRRSSVTFEDQVEHSKAENTSSVQVHAEVHKSLDTFASCLAKAIESDAKLALFGESVSLQGGFFTARAAQRPRYLDGQRLRLESIDEGIVKDNVEDDDQDVEEKLV, from the exons ATGAACACCACCAGAAACTGCACTCCGGCGGGGAATGGCGAAGGTCTGGCAGCCTTGGAGTCCGTGTCCATCGTGACCATCACTCTCCTGGCCTTTATGGGGAACCTGCTGATTGTGGTGACCCTTTACCGGAGGCCGTACCTCCTCACACCCAGCAACAAGTTTGTTTTCAGCCTGACGTTGTCCAACCTGCTGCTGTCGGTTCTGGTGCTGCCGTTTGTGGCTGTGAGCTCAGCGAAGAGAGAGTGGGTGTTCGGGGTGGTTTGGTGCAATTTCACGGCTCTGCTCTACCTGCTCATCAGCTCAGCCAGCATGCTCACCCTCGGAGCTATTGCTATTGACAG GTACTACGCCGTGCTTTACCCGATGATCTACCCCATGAAGATCACGGGGAACCGGGCTGTGGTTGTCATAGTCTACGTGTGGCTGCACTCTTTGCTGGGCTGTCTGCCTCCTCTGTTTGGCTGGTCCTCCTTTGAGTTTGACTGCTTTAAATGGACGTGTGTGGCGTCTTGGTCCAAAGAGCCCAGCTACACGGCCTTTTGGGTAATTTGGTGCATGCTTCCCCCATTCTTCATCATGCTGATCTGTTATGGAGTCATTTTCCGTGTGGCTCGCATGAAAGCCCGCAAAGTACACTGTGGGACGGTTATTGTGACCCAGGATGACTCAACAGGAGGTCAAAGAAATGGGCGCAAGAACTCAAGCACATCGACCTCCTCTAACGGAAGCCGGCGGAGCCTCGTCTACGCGGGAAGTCAATGTAAGGCCTTAGTCACCATCTTGGTGGTGATCGGTACCTTCCTCGTGACGTGGGGGCCTTATGTCGGGGTGGTGTGTACGGAGGCTCTGTGGGGTCAGGGCAGCGTGTCTCAGGGACTGGAGACTCTGGTGGCGTGGCTATCTTTGTGCAGCGCCATGTGTCACCCACTCATCTACGGCCTGTGGAATAAAACCGTGAGAAAGGAGCTGCTGGGTATGTGCTTCGGAGATCGCTACTACAGAGAGTCGTTTGCCACAAGGCAACGAAATTCCCGCCTCTTCAGCATCTCCAACAGGATCACAG ACTTGGGTATGTCCCCCCACCTGACGGCCATGCTGGCTGGTGGAGGACACCTGTTGGCTCCAGGGAGCAGCACAGGAGATACTGGCTTCAGCTTCACTCAGGACTCTG GTACAGATGTGATGCTTCTAGAGAACTCCTGCACGGACTGCTCCTCCTTCCCACTGCACCATGGGAATCTGTCTGGGAAGAGGAGGAGCTCGGTCACCTTTGAAGACCAGGTGGAGCATTCCAAAG CTGAAAACACGTCGTCAGTCCAAGTCCATGCAGAGGTTCATAAATCCCTCGACACCTTCGCTTCCTGCTTAGCAAAAGCCATAGAGAGCGACGCTAAGCTGGCACTGTTTGGGGAGAGTGTCTCTCTGCAGGGGGGATTCTTCACGGCGAGGGCGGCGCAGAGACCCAGATACCTGGACGGTCAGAGACTCAGGCTGGAGAGTATCGATGAAGGGATCGTTAAAGACAACGTAGAGGACGATGATCAGGATGTGGAAGAGAAACTTGTCTGA